Proteins encoded together in one Strigops habroptila isolate Jane unplaced genomic scaffold, bStrHab1.2.pri NW_022045636.1_ctg1, whole genome shotgun sequence window:
- the SMC1A gene encoding structural maintenance of chromosomes protein 1A translates to MSESEENGEGPPKGLPPFPDAMGQPLGWPVGEGNGGPAGGGTPPGHRHRRPPHPKHKGQGSGGVHRSPRALFCLRLNNPIRRAAISIVEWKPFDILILATIFANCVALGVYIPFPEDDSNAANHNLEQVEYVFLIIFTVETFLKIIAYGLVLHPSAYIRNGWNLLDFVIVIVGQSLEEQKRLEGELTEEVELAKRRIDEINKELNQVMEQLGDARIDRQESSRQQRKAEIMDSIKRLYPGSVYGRLIDLCQPTQKKYQIAVTKVLGKNMDAIIVDSEKTGRDCIQYIKEQRGEPETFLPLDYLEVKPTDEKLRELKGAKLVIDVIRYEPPHIKKALQYACGNALVCDNVEDARRIAFGGHQRHKTVALDGTLFQKSGVISGGASDLKAKARRWDEKAVDKLKEKKERLTEELKEQMKAKRKEAELRQVQSQAHGLQMRLKYSQSDLEQTKTRHLALNLQEKSKLESELANFGPRINDIKRIIQGREREMKDLKEKMNQVEDEVFEEFCREIGVRNIREFEEEKVKRQNEIAKKRLEFENQKTRLGIQLDFERNQLREDQEKVLMWEQSVRKDEAEIEKLKKEEQRHMKIIDETMAQLQDLKNQHLAKKSEVNDKNHEMDEIRKKLGGANKEMTHLQKEVTAIETKLEQKRSDRHNLLQACKMQDIKLPLSKGTMDDISQEEGGPAGEEAVSSSQRSSSLYAREALIEIDYSDLPEELKDAQAEEEIRQEMNQLQQRLTEQQSVLQRIAAPNMKAMEKLESVRDKFQETSDEFEAARKRAKKAKQAFEQMKKERFDRFTACFEAVATNIDEIYKALSRNSSAQAFLGPENPEEPYLDGINYNCVAPGKRFRPMDNLSGGEKTVAALALLFAIHSYKPAPFFVLDEIDAALDNTNIGKVANYIKEQSAANFQAIVISLKEEFYTKAQSLIGVYPEQGDCVISKVLTFDLTKYPDANPTPNEQ, encoded by the exons ATGTCAGAGTCAGAAGAGAATGGAGAGG gACCCCCCAAGGGGCTGCCGCCCTTCCCCGACGCCATGGGCCAGCCCTTGGGGTGGCCGGTGGGTGAAGGCAACGGGGGTCCAGCGGGTGGAGGGACCCCCCCGGGTCACCGCCACCGgcgccccccccaccccaagcaCAAGGGGCAAGGCTCCGGGGGGGTCCATCGCTCCCCCCGTGCCCTCTTCTGCCTCCGCCTCAACAACCCCATCCGCCGGGCGGCCATCAGCATCGTGGAGTGGAA GCCCTTTGACATCCTCATCCTCGCCACCATCTTCGCCAACTGTGTGGCCCTGGGGGTCTACATCCCCTTCCCTGAGGATGACTCCAACGCTGCCAACCACAACCTG gagcAGGTGGAGTACGTGTTCCTCATCATCTTCACGGTGGAGACCTTCCTGAAGATCATCGCCTACGGGCTGGTCCTGCACCCCAGCGCCTACATCCGCAACGGCTGGAACCTGCTCGACTTCGTCATTGTCATCGTGGG GCAGTCCCTGGAGGAGCAGAAGCGCCTGGAGGGGGAGCTGACCGAGGAGGTGGAACTGGCCAAGCGCCGCATCGATGAGATCAACAAGGAGCTCAACCAAGTGATGGAGCAGTTGGGGGACGCCCGCATCGACCGCCAGGAGAGCAGCCGCCAGCAGCGCAAGGCCGAGATCATGGACAGCATCAAGCGCCTCTATCCCGGCTCCGTG TACGGGCGCCTCATTGACCTGTGCCAGCCCACCCAGAAGAAGTACCAGATCGCTGTGACCAAGGTCCTTGGCAAGAACATGGATGCCATCATCGTGGATTCCGAGAAGACGGGCCGGGATTGCATCCAGTACATCAAGGAGCAGCGGGGGGAGCCCGAAACCTTCCTGCCCCTCGATTACCTGGAG gtgaAACCCACAGACGAGAAGCTGCGGGAGCTGAAGGGGGCCAAGCTGGTGATCGACGTGATCCGCTACGAGCCCCCCCACATCAAGAAGGCGCTTCAATACGCCTGCGGCAACGCGCTGGTGTGCGACAACGTGGAGGACGCGCGGCGCATCGCCTTCGGGGGCCACCAGCGCCACAAA ACCGTGGCGCTGGATGGGACCTTGTTCCAGAAATCGGGGGTGATCTCCGGGGGGGCCAGTGACCTGAAGGCCAAAGCGCGGCGCTGGGATGAGAAGGCTGTGGATaagctgaaggagaagaaggagaggCTGACGGAGGAGCTCAAG GAGCAGATGAAGGCCAAGCGGAAGGAGGCTGAGCTGCGCCAGGTCCAATCCCAAGCCCATGGGCTCCAAATGCGCCTCAAGTATTCCCAAAGTGACCTGGAACAGACCAAAACCCGTCACCTCGCCCTCAACCTTCAG GAGAAGTCGAAACTTGAGAGCGAATTGGCCAATTTTGGGCCTCGCATCAATGATATCAAAAGGATCATCCAAGGCCGGGAGCGGGAGATGAAGGACCTGAAAGAGAAGATGAACCAG GTGGAGGACGAGGTCTTCGAGGAGTTTTGCCGTGAAATTGGGGTCAGGAACATTCGGGAGTTCGAGGAGGAGAAGGTCAAGAGGCAGAATGAGATCGCCAAGAAGAG GCTGGAGTTTGAGAACCAGAAGACCCGTCTGGGCATCCAACTGGACTTTGAGCGCAACCAGTTGCGGGAGGACCAGGAGAAGGTGCTGATGTGGGAGCAGAGCGTGCGCAAGGATGAAGCTGAGATCGAGAAGCTCAAGAAG GAGGAGCAGCGGCACATGAAGATCATCGACGAGACGATGGCGCAGCTCCAGGACCTCAAGAACCAGCATCTGGCCAAGAAGTCGGAGGTGAACGACAAGAACCATGAGATGGACGAGATCCGCAAGAAGCTGGGCGGGGCCAACAA GGAGATGACCCACCTGCAGAAGGAGGTGACGGCCATCGAGACGAAGCTGGAGCAGAAGCGCAGCGACCGCCACAACCTGCTGCAGGCCTGCAAGATGCAGGACATCAAACTGCCGCTCTCCAAGGGCACCATGGACGACATCAGCCAGGAGGAG GGTGGCCCGGCCGGGGAGGAGGCAGTGAGCAGCTCCCAGCGCTCATCCAGCCTCTACGCCCGCGAGGCGCTGATTGAGATCGACTACAGCGACCTGCCCGAGGAGCTCAAG GATGcgcaggcagaggaggagatcCGGCAGGAGATGAACCAGCTCCAGCAGCGGCTGACGGAGCAGCAGAGCGTCCTCCAGCGCATCGCTGCCCCCAACATGAAGGCCATGGAGAAGCTGGAGAGCGTCCGGGATAAGTTCCAGGAGACCTCGGACG AGTTCGAGGCCGCCCGCAAGCGCGCCAAGAAGGCCAAGCAGGCGTTTGAGCAGATGAAGAAGGAGCGTTTCGACCGTTTCACCGCCTGCTTCGAGGCCGTGGCCACCAACATCGACGAGATCTACAAAGCGCTGTCCCGCAACAGCAGCGCCCAG GCCTTCCTGGGCCCCGAGAACCCGGAGGAGCCGTACCTGGATGGCATCAACTACAACTGCGTGGCCCCCGGGAAGCGCTTCCGACCCATGGACAACCTCTCGGGGGGGGAGAAGACGGTGGCTGCCCTCGCCCTGCTCTTTGCCATCCATAG CTACAAACCGGCCCCTTTCTTTGTGCTGGATGAGATCGACGCGGCGCTGGACAACACCAACATCGGCaag GTGGCAAACTACATCAAGGAGCAATCGGCTGCCAACTTCCAGGCCATTGTCATCTCCCTCAAGGAGGAGTTTTACACCAAAGCCCAAAGTCTCATCGGAGTCTACCCCGAG caagGTGATTGCGTCATCAGCAAAGTGCTGACCTTTGACCTCACCAAGTACCCGGATGCCAACCCCACCCCCAACGAGCAGTGA